The Bacillus sp. (in: firmicutes) genome includes a region encoding these proteins:
- the recO gene encoding DNA repair protein RecO has translation MFEKVEGIVIKSRDYGESNKILTVFTREKGKIGVMARGAKKPSNRFAALALPMTYGYFLIQKSRGLHTLYQGETISSMRSIREDIVLTAYVAYILELLDRSVEEKKPNPFLFELLYQTIHYINEGHDPEILTNIFEVKMLEVLGLYPHVHSCVSCGKKEGSFVFSLRENGILCSTCAPKDSYHLSVSPVAVKLFRLFYYLDLSRLGTISVKKETKQQLRSLIDAYYEEYSGIQLKSKKFLQQLSKLEGLS, from the coding sequence GTGTTTGAAAAAGTGGAAGGAATCGTTATTAAGTCAAGAGATTATGGTGAGTCTAATAAAATTTTAACGGTTTTTACGAGAGAGAAAGGAAAAATTGGGGTGATGGCCAGGGGGGCGAAAAAGCCGAGCAATCGTTTCGCTGCCCTGGCGTTACCTATGACTTACGGATATTTTCTCATTCAAAAAAGCAGAGGACTGCATACGTTATATCAAGGTGAAACGATTTCCTCAATGCGCTCGATACGAGAAGACATCGTTTTAACAGCATACGTAGCGTACATACTAGAGCTTCTCGATCGAAGCGTCGAAGAGAAAAAGCCGAACCCCTTTTTATTTGAATTGCTGTATCAAACCATACATTACATCAATGAGGGACATGACCCAGAGATACTGACAAACATTTTCGAAGTAAAAATGTTAGAAGTATTAGGATTGTATCCTCACGTTCATTCGTGTGTATCTTGTGGAAAAAAAGAAGGTTCTTTTGTTTTTTCTTTACGGGAAAATGGCATTTTATGTTCTACATGTGCACCGAAAGACTCATACCACCTTTCCGTATCGCCTGTTGCCGTCAAATTATTTCGCCTCTTTTATTATTTAGACTTATCGCGACTCGGCACTATATCGGTGAAAAAAGAAACGAAGCAACAACTGCGCTCCCTTATCGATGCGTATTACGAGGAATATTCAGGAATTCAACTAAAATCGAAAAAGTTTTTACAACAGCTTTCGAAACTTGAAGGACTTTCATAG
- a CDS encoding YqzL family protein: MLEFTWNVFTKTGDIQTYLLFKELEKEKKKEPNPTEDELAEVDFPL, encoded by the coding sequence ATGTTAGAATTCACCTGGAATGTATTCACAAAAACTGGAGATATCCAAACTTACCTTCTCTTTAAAGAACTAGAGAAGGAAAAAAAGAAAGAACCGAATCCAACGGAAGATGAACTAGCAGAAGTTGATTTCCCTCTTTAA
- the era gene encoding GTPase Era, with amino-acid sequence MNNLGNENYKSGFISIIGRPNVGKSTFLNRVIGQKIAIMSDKPQTTRNKVQGVYTTDKAQFIFIDTPGIHKPKHKLGDFMIKVAQNTLKEVDLVLFMVNAQEGFGRGDEFIIEKLKEVNTPVFLVINKIDQIHPDELLPLIDEYRSRFDFDEIVPISALEGNNVERLLELITNYLPEGPQYYPADQVTDHPERFIVSELIREKALHLTREEVPHSIAVVIDKMERKENDVVHVMATIVVERDSQKGIIIGKQGKMLKEIGKRARVDIENLLGSKVFLELWVKVQKDWRNKLSQLRDFGFREDEY; translated from the coding sequence ATGAATAATTTAGGAAACGAGAATTATAAATCTGGCTTTATTTCTATTATTGGTCGCCCAAATGTTGGTAAATCAACCTTTTTAAATCGAGTCATTGGGCAGAAGATTGCTATTATGAGCGACAAACCGCAAACGACCCGTAACAAAGTACAAGGGGTTTATACAACGGATAAAGCACAATTCATTTTTATTGATACACCAGGTATTCATAAACCGAAGCATAAACTTGGCGATTTCATGATAAAAGTGGCCCAAAATACGTTAAAAGAAGTGGATTTAGTATTATTTATGGTAAATGCCCAAGAAGGCTTTGGTCGCGGCGATGAGTTTATTATCGAAAAACTTAAGGAAGTCAATACACCGGTTTTTCTCGTCATCAATAAAATTGACCAAATACACCCTGACGAATTATTACCGCTTATTGACGAGTATCGTTCGCGTTTTGATTTCGACGAAATTGTTCCTATTTCAGCATTAGAAGGAAACAATGTTGAAAGATTGCTCGAACTAATTACGAACTATTTACCAGAAGGGCCTCAATATTATCCCGCCGATCAAGTAACAGACCATCCGGAGCGGTTTATCGTTTCTGAATTAATTCGCGAAAAGGCACTTCACCTAACTCGAGAAGAAGTACCGCACTCAATTGCGGTGGTCATTGACAAAATGGAGAGAAAAGAGAATGATGTTGTTCATGTAATGGCCACCATCGTTGTTGAAAGAGATTCCCAAAAAGGTATCATTATTGGTAAACAAGGAAAGATGTTGAAAGAAATTGGAAAAAGAGCGCGTGTAGATATTGAAAATTTACTCGGTTCGAAAGTGTTTTTGGAGCTTTGGGTGAAAGTACAAAAAGATTGGCGAAATAAACTGTCTCAGCTACGTGATTTCGGATTTAGAGAAGACGAATATTAA